A region from the Halosolutus gelatinilyticus genome encodes:
- a CDS encoding RDD family protein: MFVLVLIMLISLFVIGIGASAGAGGGAGRMQGAEALGGLIGLVLAVAYYAGSEAKWGQTPGKMLVGIRVVRTDGRDCTAGEAVLRNITKILGGAALLSIIVAIVLILATDENQRLGDIIGGTTVVKA; the protein is encoded by the coding sequence ATGTTCGTTCTTGTCCTCATCATGTTGATTTCGCTTTTCGTAATCGGTATCGGAGCGAGCGCCGGAGCCGGCGGCGGGGCCGGAAGGATGCAGGGAGCAGAGGCCCTAGGCGGGCTGATCGGTCTGGTCTTGGCCGTCGCGTATTACGCCGGGTCGGAGGCCAAGTGGGGACAGACGCCCGGAAAGATGCTGGTCGGGATCCGGGTCGTGCGAACCGACGGACGCGACTGCACGGCTGGGGAGGCGGTGCTCCGCAATATCACGAAGATACTCGGCGGTGCGGCGCTGCTTTCGATCATCGTCGCCATCGTCCTCATTCTGGCGACGGACGAGAATCAGCGACTCGGCGACATCATCGGAGGTACGACGGTCGTCAAAGCCTAA
- a CDS encoding DUF302 domain-containing protein → MSLPIDPAAIDPDDYGEKQAVLEMGHEEAIEHVREVCLDVGFGIPVEFSPSDLLNEKVDREARRASSSRTASDDADRDPYYVLGACNPEIADRALDETLRIGGLFPCNVIVWEEEPGRQRVYHVSIMNIARLLGIAPDTEAWADIVDTTGNLTAEAFERFDSVETEVTD, encoded by the coding sequence ATGAGCCTTCCCATCGATCCCGCGGCGATCGATCCGGACGACTACGGCGAGAAGCAGGCCGTCCTCGAGATGGGCCACGAAGAGGCGATCGAACACGTCCGCGAGGTCTGTCTCGACGTCGGCTTCGGCATCCCCGTCGAGTTCTCGCCTTCGGACCTGCTGAACGAGAAGGTCGACAGAGAGGCACGACGTGCCTCGAGCAGTCGGACTGCGTCCGACGACGCCGATCGCGACCCCTACTACGTACTCGGCGCGTGCAACCCCGAGATCGCGGATCGGGCGCTCGACGAAACCCTGCGTATCGGCGGACTGTTCCCCTGTAACGTGATCGTCTGGGAGGAAGAGCCGGGACGACAGCGGGTCTACCACGTCTCGATCATGAATATCGCCCGCCTGTTGGGTATCGCGCCGGACACCGAGGCGTGGGCCGACATCGTCGACACGACCGGCAACCTCACCGCGGAGGCCTTCGAGCGGTTCGACTCGGTCGAAACTGAGGTCACGGACTGA
- a CDS encoding PHP domain-containing protein — translation MLEAAERAGLDAVGITDHCNVSTRSVPGRAKREHGFNLDLTYERRREAIESLRERYDVEIYDGVELDYDPRDEPAIESFIEEAGFDYVIGSVHELEDECIFNRSYFVEHSESERRELVDGYYRKIVALLEFDAFDVLGHVDAIERTPELRGYATDRHYERVADALVGSTTVPEINAGKVGLEYGKYHPAPAFLDALRDRGVRFVPGTDSHRPDELVERVSLLDDRFSELGLDPVSPLD, via the coding sequence ATGCTCGAAGCCGCCGAGCGCGCCGGCCTCGACGCCGTCGGGATCACCGACCACTGCAACGTGTCGACCCGATCGGTGCCCGGGCGGGCGAAGCGAGAACACGGGTTCAACCTCGATCTGACCTACGAGCGGCGCCGGGAGGCGATCGAGAGCCTGCGAGAGCGCTACGACGTCGAGATCTACGACGGCGTCGAACTCGACTACGATCCCCGGGACGAACCCGCGATCGAGTCGTTCATCGAGGAGGCCGGCTTCGACTACGTGATCGGCAGCGTTCACGAACTCGAAGACGAGTGCATCTTCAACCGCTCGTACTTCGTCGAGCACTCCGAGAGCGAGCGCCGCGAGCTCGTCGACGGCTACTATCGCAAGATCGTCGCTCTCCTCGAGTTCGACGCCTTCGACGTGCTCGGCCACGTCGACGCCATCGAGCGAACCCCCGAACTTCGAGGGTACGCGACCGACCGCCACTACGAACGGGTCGCGGACGCCCTCGTCGGGTCGACGACGGTCCCGGAGATCAACGCCGGCAAGGTGGGCCTCGAGTACGGCAAGTACCACCCGGCTCCGGCCTTTCTCGACGCGCTTCGCGATCGGGGAGTCCGGTTCGTTCCCGGTACCGACTCCCACCGACCCGACGAACTGGTCGAACGGGTTTCGCTGCTCGACGATCGCTTCTCCGAACTCGGTCTCGATCCCGTTTCGCCCCTCGACTAG
- a CDS encoding AI-2E family transporter produces the protein MDVRSAFFALLLVILGAITTLMIAPLLQYVMAAALLAFVLYPAHKRLEPSLGARPSALLLTTFAIVAAVVPILYLSIVILQTTLSFLNDVDGSGVVESIRTAALDAGLGEEALSAVEEQAITELENLLSNAAEVVLLEVVSLLTASIRMSIGLLVLVFVLYYLLVDGRAFVAWLADVAPLEDEVRDALFEEVDVVTWAVIRSHVLVALVQGGLGGLGFYLLGLPNAAFWTVIMVVVSFLPAVGIWLVWGPAVGYLASAGDHFAGVALLVYGVLVLSVVDNYLRAIFVDRGSGLHPAVVLVGVIGGIYLLGIMGLFLGPVILAVFKAGLNVFNQTELTSGEPHIGTAPVPVSGAAESASVSDEQRVPDGESAPSVD, from the coding sequence ATGGACGTTCGAAGCGCGTTCTTCGCCCTCCTCCTCGTGATTCTCGGCGCGATCACGACCCTGATGATCGCCCCGCTGTTGCAGTACGTGATGGCGGCCGCCCTCCTCGCGTTCGTGCTCTACCCCGCTCACAAACGGCTCGAACCGTCGCTTGGCGCGCGCCCGTCGGCGCTCCTCCTCACCACGTTCGCGATCGTCGCCGCCGTCGTCCCGATACTGTACCTCTCGATCGTCATCCTCCAGACGACGCTCTCGTTTCTGAACGATGTCGACGGTTCGGGAGTGGTCGAATCGATCCGGACGGCGGCCCTCGACGCCGGTCTCGGGGAGGAAGCGCTCTCAGCGGTGGAAGAACAGGCCATCACCGAACTCGAAAATCTCCTCTCGAACGCCGCCGAAGTCGTGCTCCTGGAGGTCGTCTCCCTGCTGACCGCCAGTATTCGGATGAGTATCGGCCTGCTGGTCCTCGTCTTCGTGCTCTACTATCTGCTCGTCGACGGGCGAGCGTTCGTCGCCTGGCTCGCCGACGTGGCGCCGCTCGAAGACGAGGTGCGCGATGCGCTGTTCGAAGAAGTCGACGTCGTCACCTGGGCCGTGATCCGAAGTCACGTCCTCGTGGCGCTGGTCCAGGGCGGACTCGGCGGACTCGGATTTTACCTGCTCGGGCTCCCGAACGCCGCGTTCTGGACCGTCATCATGGTCGTCGTCTCCTTCCTGCCGGCCGTCGGTATCTGGCTGGTCTGGGGACCCGCGGTCGGCTACCTCGCGTCCGCGGGCGATCACTTCGCGGGAGTGGCGCTGCTGGTCTACGGCGTCCTCGTGCTCTCCGTCGTCGACAACTACCTGCGTGCGATCTTCGTCGATCGCGGCTCCGGACTCCATCCCGCGGTCGTGCTGGTCGGCGTCATCGGCGGGATCTACCTGCTCGGAATCATGGGGCTGTTCCTCGGCCCGGTCATCCTGGCCGTGTTCAAAGCCGGCCTCAACGTCTTCAACCAGACCGAACTGACCAGCGGCGAGCCGCACATCGGGACTGCGCCGGTGCCCGTTTCCGGCGCCGCCGAATCGGCGTCCGTCTCCGACGAACAGCGGGTCCCGGACGGCGAGAGCGCGCCGTCCGTCGATTGA
- the nhaC gene encoding Na+/H+ antiporter NhaC translates to MTLDFTPTTIDDLDPERRPSARLALLPVLAVVVFLGVGSAYLGLDPHAPLLWSIVFVGAFGRYLGYAWTDLYDGVANALLMGLQAILILLTIYALIATWVDAGTIPAMMYYGLETLTPTVFLPVAAVLAGVVAFSIGSSWTTVGTLGVAFVGIGEGLGVPAAMTVGAVLSGAYAGDKQSPLSDTTNLAAGVTNTPLYEHIYRMRTGTIAAFGLAVAIFAALGLRASGAVPADRIAEIQTAIAGSYDVSLLVFVPLVVTFGLALRGYPALPTLVAGVFAGVGTSMLVQGTAFVPAWEVFLSGTTPETGSELVDDLLETGGLTGSAWTIAVVVAALVLGGLLEKTGVLAVLAHRLSRGVTSSGVLVAGTGISAVLINALTAQQYMSIVLPGMTLRNLYEEFGLDSDQLSRAVEAAGTPTGALIPWHAGGVFMWSATGVPTLEYAPFYLFGYLSPLVLFLMALTGVGIPSTRRSATVQTAD, encoded by the coding sequence ATGACACTCGACTTCACGCCGACGACGATCGACGATCTGGATCCGGAGCGTCGGCCATCGGCACGGCTCGCGCTCCTGCCGGTTCTCGCCGTCGTCGTCTTTCTGGGCGTCGGGTCGGCCTACCTGGGGCTCGATCCGCACGCTCCGCTGCTGTGGAGCATCGTCTTCGTCGGCGCGTTCGGCCGCTACCTCGGCTACGCGTGGACCGACCTCTACGACGGGGTCGCCAACGCCCTCCTGATGGGACTGCAGGCGATCCTGATTCTCTTGACGATCTACGCGCTCATCGCGACGTGGGTCGACGCCGGTACGATTCCCGCGATGATGTACTACGGCCTCGAGACATTGACGCCGACGGTGTTCCTACCCGTCGCAGCCGTCCTCGCGGGCGTCGTCGCCTTCTCCATCGGCTCCTCGTGGACGACGGTCGGAACGCTCGGGGTCGCTTTCGTCGGGATCGGCGAGGGGCTCGGCGTCCCCGCGGCGATGACCGTCGGCGCGGTCCTCTCGGGTGCGTACGCCGGCGACAAGCAGTCGCCGCTGTCGGACACGACGAACCTCGCCGCCGGGGTGACGAACACGCCGCTGTACGAGCACATCTATCGGATGCGAACGGGGACGATCGCCGCGTTCGGCCTCGCGGTCGCCATCTTCGCCGCGCTCGGGCTCCGAGCCAGCGGCGCGGTGCCGGCCGATCGGATCGCGGAAATCCAGACCGCGATCGCCGGCAGTTACGACGTCTCGCTGCTAGTGTTCGTTCCGCTCGTCGTGACGTTCGGCCTCGCGCTCCGCGGCTATCCCGCCCTGCCGACGCTCGTGGCCGGCGTCTTCGCCGGCGTCGGCACCTCGATGCTCGTCCAGGGGACGGCCTTCGTTCCCGCGTGGGAGGTCTTCCTGTCTGGGACCACGCCCGAGACCGGCTCTGAACTAGTCGACGACCTGCTCGAGACGGGCGGACTCACCGGCTCGGCCTGGACGATCGCGGTCGTCGTGGCCGCGCTCGTCCTGGGCGGCCTGCTCGAGAAGACCGGCGTCCTCGCCGTCCTCGCCCACCGGCTCTCGCGGGGCGTGACGAGTTCGGGCGTCCTCGTCGCCGGAACCGGCATCTCCGCGGTTCTCATCAATGCGCTCACCGCTCAGCAGTACATGAGCATCGTCCTGCCCGGGATGACGCTGCGGAACCTCTACGAGGAGTTCGGCCTCGACAGCGATCAGCTTTCCCGCGCCGTCGAGGCGGCCGGGACGCCGACCGGCGCGCTGATCCCGTGGCACGCCGGTGGCGTCTTCATGTGGTCGGCGACCGGGGTACCGACCCTCGAGTACGCGCCGTTCTATCTGTTCGGGTACCTCTCGCCGCTGGTTCTGTTCCTGATGGCGCTGACCGGCGTCGGTATCCCGTCGACTCGCCGATCGGCGACGGTCCAGACGGCCGACTAA
- the nreA gene encoding DNA repair protein NreA, producing MRLDDYIEDLEPDEEAERRRLAKEKSYAITDHLEEFERRFDDALSGDTLVGSTAPSIFVGRSNYPDIPIGVLSPVGDEGAAEDYVTDGEWYRKGYAIDDVLQRRTGLLNSNKRANVDSPSIASRLAPSVHDAWTGFVGVQREVAIADRPVDLEIGLNDKPDLGLDAGTDVATPRGPRANARNAELRENPHVPRPVKKTLEDDDWQAQGAMTYLYRRGFDVYDINSILSAGALGEADQRRLVPTRWSITAVDDTVGQYLRGRIGNAPSVDEVQVWANEYVGNRYWVILAPGNWEFELVEMKAPGSIWNPDPGGNTWMASASEGFEGRSSYVEETAGAYYAARLGVLEYLESIGRQAKCLVLREVSDDYWAPVGVWQVRESVRNAFEGEYGESETFHGAVKAITPQLPVSYDRLRRKSELAAGVQSNLDAFSNVQ from the coding sequence ATGCGCCTCGACGACTACATCGAGGACTTAGAGCCCGACGAGGAGGCCGAGCGACGCCGTCTCGCGAAAGAGAAGTCCTACGCGATCACGGACCACCTCGAGGAGTTCGAGCGCCGGTTCGACGACGCCCTGAGCGGCGACACCCTCGTCGGATCGACCGCGCCCTCGATCTTCGTCGGACGATCGAACTACCCGGACATCCCGATCGGGGTGCTCTCGCCGGTCGGAGACGAGGGCGCGGCCGAAGACTACGTCACCGACGGCGAGTGGTACCGCAAGGGGTACGCGATCGACGACGTGCTCCAGCGCCGGACCGGCCTATTGAACTCGAACAAGCGCGCGAACGTTGACTCGCCGAGCATCGCCAGTCGACTCGCGCCGTCGGTCCACGACGCCTGGACCGGGTTCGTCGGCGTCCAGCGCGAGGTCGCGATCGCCGATCGGCCGGTCGATCTCGAGATCGGCTTGAACGACAAACCCGACCTCGGCCTCGACGCAGGGACGGACGTCGCCACGCCGCGCGGCCCGCGGGCGAACGCGCGCAACGCCGAACTCCGGGAGAACCCACACGTGCCTCGCCCCGTCAAGAAGACGCTGGAGGACGACGACTGGCAGGCCCAGGGCGCGATGACCTACCTCTACCGGCGCGGGTTCGACGTCTACGACATTAACTCGATCCTCTCGGCGGGCGCGCTCGGCGAGGCGGACCAGCGCCGGCTGGTCCCGACGCGGTGGTCGATCACCGCGGTCGACGACACGGTCGGCCAGTACCTTCGCGGGCGCATCGGGAACGCGCCCAGCGTCGACGAGGTGCAGGTGTGGGCCAACGAGTACGTGGGCAATCGGTACTGGGTGATTCTCGCGCCGGGCAACTGGGAGTTCGAACTCGTCGAGATGAAGGCGCCGGGCAGCATCTGGAACCCCGATCCCGGGGGCAACACCTGGATGGCGAGCGCCTCGGAGGGGTTCGAGGGCCGATCGAGCTACGTCGAGGAGACCGCCGGCGCGTACTACGCCGCCCGGTTGGGCGTCCTCGAGTACCTCGAATCGATCGGCCGGCAGGCGAAGTGTCTCGTCCTGCGGGAAGTGAGCGACGACTACTGGGCACCCGTCGGCGTCTGGCAGGTCCGCGAGAGCGTTCGCAACGCCTTCGAGGGAGAGTACGGCGAGTCGGAGACGTTCCACGGCGCCGTGAAGGCGATCACGCCGCAGCTCCCGGTGTCGTACGATCGACTTCGGCGGAAGTCCGAACTCGCGGCGGGCGTCCAGTCGAACCTCGATGCGTTTTCGAACGTTCAGTAG
- a CDS encoding DUF106 domain-containing protein — protein sequence MPIEQLEALLTDPSMQEAVAVVFDRSDGGSKELEWSDVRTDLSGRQWGRLLDEGVLVSAGAGFAIADPEQVRSHLKKGGTSGEPIGDGAADTAGPSRAETLFDDANLPPMEPVRWSSFDKTAGAVAFLLFIGYWSTRVRGIVASAENVLLGPVTDVVPFHVVILLLAIGTGFYSTMLQSRLTDREKLRRYQRRLRKLKEYQQAAKERGDDEALERIREQQLAAAADQLGMMKLRFRPTVWTMLLTIPIFLWLRWKVNGGHLGADEIGMVVPLAGAVSWRQPLVGPISAWIVWYFLCSVASRQIIQKALAIGTGTSS from the coding sequence ATGCCCATCGAGCAACTGGAAGCACTCCTTACCGATCCATCGATGCAAGAAGCCGTCGCCGTCGTCTTCGATCGGTCGGACGGAGGGTCCAAAGAACTCGAGTGGAGCGACGTCAGAACGGACCTCTCCGGTCGGCAGTGGGGACGGCTTCTCGACGAAGGAGTCCTCGTCAGTGCAGGCGCCGGATTTGCGATCGCCGACCCCGAGCAGGTTCGCTCGCACCTGAAAAAGGGCGGTACGTCCGGCGAACCGATCGGTGACGGAGCCGCAGACACAGCGGGACCGTCGAGGGCGGAGACGCTATTCGACGACGCGAATTTACCGCCGATGGAGCCCGTACGATGGTCCTCCTTCGACAAGACCGCCGGTGCGGTCGCGTTCCTCCTCTTCATCGGCTATTGGAGTACGCGGGTGCGGGGTATCGTCGCGTCGGCCGAGAACGTCCTGCTCGGGCCGGTCACCGATGTCGTCCCGTTTCACGTCGTTATCCTCCTGCTCGCCATCGGCACCGGCTTCTACTCGACGATGTTACAGTCGCGGCTTACCGACCGCGAGAAACTCCGGCGGTATCAGCGGCGGCTGCGGAAATTAAAGGAGTATCAGCAGGCCGCGAAGGAACGCGGGGACGACGAAGCGCTCGAGCGAATCCGAGAGCAGCAGTTGGCTGCCGCCGCCGACCAGCTCGGGATGATGAAGCTTCGGTTCCGACCGACGGTCTGGACCATGCTGTTGACGATTCCCATATTTCTCTGGCTCCGATGGAAGGTAAACGGTGGCCACCTCGGCGCCGACGAGATCGGGATGGTCGTGCCGTTGGCAGGTGCCGTCTCGTGGCGACAGCCGCTCGTCGGACCGATTTCCGCGTGGATCGTCTGGTACTTCCTCTGTTCGGTAGCTTCCCGACAGATCATCCAGAAGGCGCTCGCTATCGGGACCGGAACCTCGTCGTAG
- a CDS encoding HVO_2753 family zinc finger protein, with protein sequence MSTSDDRNTGSCVSCGINIAGTNAAAFKCPECGQQIFRCAKCRKQSNLYECPDCGFTGP encoded by the coding sequence ATGAGTACGTCGGACGACCGAAACACAGGCTCCTGCGTGTCCTGCGGGATCAACATCGCGGGCACGAATGCCGCCGCGTTCAAGTGTCCCGAGTGCGGCCAGCAGATCTTCCGCTGTGCCAAGTGCCGCAAACAGAGCAACCTCTACGAGTGCCCCGACTGCGGGTTCACCGGTCCCTGA
- a CDS encoding elongation factor 1-beta, giving the protein MGKVAAKVKVMPNSPEIDLDALQERLESALPEGAKINGVEREEVAFGLVALYPTVIVPDGAGGTETVEENFTEVDGVESVGVENVGRI; this is encoded by the coding sequence ATGGGAAAAGTAGCTGCCAAAGTCAAGGTAATGCCGAACAGCCCCGAAATCGACCTGGACGCGCTCCAGGAGCGCCTCGAGAGCGCCCTCCCAGAGGGCGCCAAGATCAACGGCGTCGAACGCGAGGAAGTCGCGTTCGGCCTCGTCGCGCTCTACCCGACCGTGATCGTCCCCGACGGCGCGGGCGGCACGGAGACCGTCGAGGAGAACTTCACCGAGGTCGACGGCGTCGAGAGCGTCGGCGTCGAGAACGTCGGTCGCATCTAA
- a CDS encoding RNA ligase partner protein, which produces MGSEAFKQRFVLDTSVFITEEIRQEDESIEDAVLRLLELIANARLNLGISCYVPPTIHDELTTMLADRGVGDEVFSKLNTWVIRKHPDRYEVMIPANVVYSFVHEMSDRVNRGLRVSEEAVRRAERSGDEPLEGHEHKTEVDAVISDLRDKYRGAMRTGVLDSREDFDLLILARELDAGVVTEDTGIIDWTEDFGLRYLRGREFPTLLEQYLQAVDPESKRTIE; this is translated from the coding sequence ATGGGAAGCGAGGCGTTCAAACAGCGGTTCGTCCTCGATACGTCCGTCTTCATCACCGAGGAGATCCGCCAGGAGGACGAGTCGATCGAGGATGCCGTGCTCAGGCTGCTCGAACTGATCGCGAACGCCCGCCTCAATCTCGGTATCTCCTGTTACGTCCCGCCGACGATCCACGACGAACTGACGACGATGCTCGCCGATCGCGGCGTCGGCGACGAGGTGTTCTCGAAGCTCAACACCTGGGTGATCCGGAAGCACCCCGATCGGTACGAGGTGATGATCCCCGCGAACGTCGTCTACAGCTTCGTCCACGAGATGAGCGATCGGGTCAACCGGGGCCTGCGCGTCTCGGAGGAGGCGGTCCGACGCGCCGAGCGAAGCGGCGACGAACCGCTCGAGGGCCACGAGCACAAGACCGAGGTCGACGCCGTGATCTCCGACCTCCGGGACAAGTACCGGGGCGCGATGCGGACCGGCGTCCTCGATTCGCGGGAGGATTTCGACCTGCTGATCCTCGCCCGAGAACTCGACGCCGGCGTCGTCACCGAGGACACCGGGATCATCGACTGGACGGAGGACTTCGGCCTGCGGTATCTGCGCGGCCGGGAGTTTCCCACCCTGCTGGAGCAGTACCTGCAAGCCGTCGATCCCGAGTCGAAGCGGACGATCGAATGA
- a CDS encoding RNA ligase: MNGTEYHRKLGIGESAFDALTDHLEERSYDGLEYRHVPDYRQGVERGTALIAGEVVRGFPKIPRTLVLETGIPNQFDGEEEIAVEEKLNGYNVRFARIDGDVLAFSRSGMVCPFTTRIADRVVDLDPLFDAHPEATVCGEMIGPENPYTAHDYPGVDSIAFRAFDWRDRRTGEPLAVSARRERYEEFDVPQTQLFGTYDVADAAAAVDRIVRGLDAEDREGVVMKSPDCARQLKYTTSASNRGDLAYAFSLPFDYGREFVFRRLIREGFQTVERGESDHEVRERARDLGEAILLSMRESIETVDAGGTVGERHTVRASEESIDVLLEHLRGQGLRIEIEADRREDGERVVTFRKRTQATNDKIRNYLDGHIARE, encoded by the coding sequence ATGAATGGTACCGAGTATCACAGAAAGCTCGGGATCGGGGAATCGGCGTTCGACGCCCTGACCGACCACCTCGAGGAACGCTCCTACGACGGGCTCGAGTACCGTCACGTGCCGGACTACCGTCAGGGAGTCGAACGCGGCACGGCCCTGATCGCGGGGGAGGTCGTCCGCGGGTTTCCGAAGATTCCGCGCACCCTGGTTCTGGAGACGGGGATTCCGAACCAGTTCGACGGGGAGGAGGAGATCGCCGTCGAAGAGAAGCTGAACGGGTACAACGTCCGGTTCGCCCGGATCGACGGCGACGTGCTCGCGTTCTCGCGCAGCGGGATGGTCTGCCCGTTTACGACTCGCATCGCGGACCGGGTCGTCGATCTCGACCCGCTCTTCGACGCCCACCCCGAGGCGACGGTCTGCGGCGAGATGATCGGTCCGGAGAACCCCTACACGGCGCACGACTACCCCGGCGTCGACTCGATCGCCTTCCGGGCGTTCGACTGGCGCGACCGCAGAACCGGCGAGCCGCTCGCGGTGTCAGCGCGGCGGGAACGGTACGAGGAGTTCGACGTCCCGCAGACCCAGTTGTTCGGCACCTACGACGTCGCCGACGCGGCCGCGGCGGTCGATCGGATCGTCCGCGGGCTGGACGCCGAAGATCGGGAGGGCGTCGTGATGAAATCGCCCGACTGCGCTCGGCAGCTGAAGTACACGACGTCCGCTTCGAACCGGGGCGATCTCGCGTACGCGTTCTCGCTCCCGTTCGACTACGGCCGGGAGTTCGTGTTCCGCCGGCTCATCCGGGAGGGGTTCCAGACTGTCGAGCGGGGTGAATCGGACCACGAAGTGCGCGAGCGAGCGCGCGATCTGGGCGAGGCTATCCTGCTCTCGATGCGCGAGAGCATCGAAACCGTCGATGCGGGCGGAACGGTCGGCGAGCGCCACACCGTCCGCGCGAGCGAGGAATCGATCGACGTCCTCCTCGAACACCTCCGCGGCCAGGGGCTCCGGATCGAGATCGAAGCCGACCGCCGCGAGGACGGCGAGCGCGTCGTCACCTTCCGCAAGCGGACGCAGGCGACCAACGACAAGATCCGGAACTACCTCGACGGCCACATCGCCCGGGAGTGA
- a CDS encoding MBL fold metallo-hydrolase produces MSERDEAGLHALPIDVEYGGRELTITPAVVETDRGLVLIDVGPKTAVDSLDVHLQDLGYGLGDVWLIVCTHHDRDHVGGLAAVLDRVDAAVATHRDEAPFVRGDRAPIKGDGDRYAPVSVDLELADGVRIPTLAGPMQVVETPGHTPGHISLTFPEGGLLLAGDALVADGSEPLAGPKPEFTHDVDRATASVGRLAELDVEHTLCYHGGYVARDNDRIAEIYDELRT; encoded by the coding sequence ATGTCCGAACGAGACGAGGCGGGCCTGCACGCCCTCCCGATCGACGTCGAGTACGGCGGTCGCGAACTGACGATCACCCCGGCGGTCGTCGAGACCGATCGCGGGCTGGTGCTGATCGACGTCGGTCCGAAAACCGCCGTGGACTCGCTGGACGTCCACCTGCAGGACCTCGGCTACGGGCTCGGCGACGTCTGGCTGATCGTCTGCACCCACCACGACCGCGACCACGTCGGCGGCCTTGCCGCGGTCCTCGATCGCGTCGACGCGGCCGTCGCGACCCACCGCGACGAGGCGCCGTTCGTGCGGGGCGATCGCGCCCCGATCAAGGGCGACGGCGATCGGTACGCCCCGGTTTCGGTGGATCTCGAACTCGCCGACGGCGTCCGAATTCCGACGCTCGCTGGACCGATGCAAGTCGTCGAAACCCCCGGTCACACCCCGGGCCACATTTCCCTGACCTTTCCGGAGGGCGGTCTGTTGCTCGCCGGCGACGCGCTCGTCGCGGACGGCTCGGAACCGCTCGCCGGTCCGAAACCGGAGTTCACGCACGACGTGGACCGCGCGACGGCCTCGGTCGGCCGGCTCGCGGAACTCGACGTCGAACACACGCTGTGCTACCACGGCGGCTACGTCGCGCGGGACAACGATCGAATCGCCGAGATCTACGACGAACTCCGGACCTGA
- a CDS encoding cystathionine gamma-synthase: MTDERSRDAEQEYRIETRSIHAGQDPDEETGALMTPIHANSTYEQDAPGDHRGYEYSRTGNPTRADLEANLASLENADYGRAFASGMASINTVLNLLQSGDHVVTGNDVYGGTHRIFTQVYEDYDVEFSFVDMTDLDAIEAACRPETELLWLETPTNPLMSIVDIEGAAEIAHDHDALCAIDNTFATPYLQRPLDLGADIVSHSLTKYLGGHSDVVGGALLTNDEDLDERFGFYQNSVGATPGPFDCFLVLRGTKTLPVRMDRHCENASAIAAWLDDHPDVDRVYYPGLESHPGHEIAREQMDDFGGMLSFELDASLEEASAVVSNTEVFTLAESLGGVESLIEQPAPMTHAAIPREERTEAGLTDSLIRASVGIEHVDDLIGDLDRAIEAALS; this comes from the coding sequence ATGACCGACGAGCGATCGCGAGACGCGGAACAGGAGTACCGGATCGAGACCCGATCGATCCACGCCGGACAGGACCCCGACGAGGAGACCGGTGCGTTGATGACGCCGATCCACGCTAACTCGACGTACGAACAGGACGCGCCGGGCGATCACCGCGGGTACGAGTACTCCCGGACGGGGAACCCGACGCGGGCAGATCTGGAGGCGAACCTCGCGAGCCTCGAGAACGCCGACTATGGCCGGGCGTTCGCGAGCGGCATGGCCTCGATCAACACCGTGCTCAACCTGCTCCAATCGGGCGATCACGTCGTGACGGGCAACGACGTGTACGGCGGCACCCATCGCATCTTCACGCAGGTGTACGAGGATTACGACGTCGAATTCTCTTTCGTCGACATGACCGATCTCGACGCGATCGAGGCGGCCTGCAGACCGGAGACGGAACTGCTCTGGCTCGAGACCCCCACCAATCCGCTCATGTCGATCGTCGACATCGAGGGCGCGGCCGAGATCGCCCACGACCACGACGCGCTCTGTGCGATCGACAACACGTTCGCGACGCCGTACCTCCAGCGGCCCCTCGATCTCGGCGCCGATATCGTCTCGCACTCGCTGACCAAGTACCTCGGGGGCCACTCGGACGTCGTCGGCGGCGCCCTACTGACCAACGACGAGGACCTGGACGAACGGTTCGGCTTCTACCAGAATTCGGTCGGCGCGACGCCCGGTCCCTTCGACTGTTTCCTCGTCCTCCGGGGGACCAAGACCCTGCCCGTCCGCATGGATCGCCACTGCGAAAACGCCAGCGCGATCGCGGCGTGGCTCGACGATCACCCCGACGTCGATCGGGTCTATTATCCCGGACTCGAATCGCACCCGGGTCACGAGATCGCCCGCGAACAGATGGACGACTTCGGCGGGATGCTGAGTTTCGAACTCGACGCGAGCCTCGAAGAGGCGAGCGCGGTCGTCTCGAACACGGAGGTCTTCACGCTCGCCGAGAGCCTCGGCGGCGTCGAGAGCCTGATCGAACAACCCGCGCCGATGACCCACGCCGCGATCCCGCGCGAGGAGCGAACCGAGGCCGGACTGACGGACAGCCTCATCCGCGCGAGCGTCGGCATCGAGCACGTCGACGACCTGATCGGGGACCTCGACCGCGCGATCGAGGCCGCGCTCTCGTAA